From a single Raphanus sativus cultivar WK10039 chromosome 3, ASM80110v3, whole genome shotgun sequence genomic region:
- the LOC108845076 gene encoding uncharacterized protein LOC108845076 isoform X1, with amino-acid sequence MENKNQEDLDLLLSLDDGDERVLETPPGSPSAPPVYLTDEEESPKRRRGQADLSDFRSVVQDCIDYDPKPLPKTTNKPKCDIEKFSGLRLRLQKLKILFFFRICLFASLSKRIFCRNQLLSPAEISDLFSDIRFVRLQTIKNLLMGDKLSGCWATMGVLTEKGQPKTSSIGQPYCIWKVCSLNENNTVSLFLFGDAYKKNETEKAGCVFGLFNCSLRKDKMGSDFSLSVNSAKQMVKLGVSADYGVCTSKRKVGTTCTSVVNKRQGALCKIHKLNATGKFATMRSELKGGNLRTSFRDPKSQGIYTVEPPVDRSGNKKANQPVRVLSVEGLRKALSGADKVTPNVHSQGIRFLNEMAKQSALKNVNKKSEAVNKSVEKRKASNTKETQVKRKREADKKETPEIATGKMMVLDFCSSDEE; translated from the exons ATGGAAAACAAGAACCAAGAGGATCTAGATCTGCTTCTGTCCCTCGACGACGGCGACGAGAGGGTTCTCGAAACTCCTCCCGGTTCTCCTTCTGCTCCACCCG TATATTTGACGGATGAAGAAGAATCCCCCAAACGTCGTAGAGGTCAGGCGGACTTGTCTGACTTCAGAAGTGTTGTTCAAGATTGCATTGACTACGACCCCAAACCTCTCCCTAAAACCACCAATAAACCTAAATGCGACATTGAAAAGTTCTCTGGCTTGCGCTTAAGGTTACAAAAGTTAAAAatcctttttttctttcgaaTTTGCCTATTTGCTTCTTTGTCCAAACGTATCTTTTGTAGGAATCAATTACTTAGCCCAGCAGAGATTAGTGATCTCTTCTCAGATATCCGTTTCGTTCGATTGCAAACAATCAA GAACTTGCTAATGGGTGACAAACTCTCCGGCTGCTGGGCCACAATGGGAGTGCTAACTGAGAAAGGACAACCCAAAACAAGCTCTATAGGCCAGCCTTATTGCATTTGGAAAGTCTGTTCCTTAAACGAGAACAACACTGTCTCCCTCTTCTTGTTTGGTGACGCTTACAAGAAGAATGAGACCGAAAAGGCGGGATGCGTTTTCGGTCTCTTCAATTGCTCTCTTCGCAAGGACAAAATG GGAAGTGACTTTTCATTAAGTGTCAACTCAGCTAAACAAATGGTAAAACTAGGAGTTTCCGCTGATTATGGAGTCTGCACATCCAAGCGGAAAGTTGGAACAACTTGTACTTCTGTTGTAAACAA ACGCCAAGGAGCATTATGCAAGATTCATAAACTG AATGCAACAGGCAAATTTGCTACAATGAGAAGTGAACTCAAAGGCGG AAACTTGAGAACGTCTTTCAGAGATCCAAAATCACAAGGGATTTACACAGTTGAGCCACCAGTAGATAGGAGCGGGAACAAAAAGGCTAATCAGCCTGTCCGAGTACTATCAGTGGAAGGTCTCCGAAAGGCTTTAAG TGGTGCAGATAAAGTGACGCCTAACGTACACTCACAAGGAATACGTTTCCTGAACGAGATGGCTA AACAATCGGCTTTAAAGAACGTTAACAAGAAATCTGAAGCTGTGAATAAGTCTGTAGAGAAGAG AAAAGCATCTAATACAAAAGAAACGCAagtaaagagaaagagagaagcgGATAAGAAGGAAACTCCTGAGATTGCCACCGGAAAAATGATGGTCCTAGATTTCTGCAGCTCCGACGAAGAATGA
- the LOC108845076 gene encoding uncharacterized protein LOC108845076 isoform X2, whose product MENKNQEDLDLLLSLDDGDERVLETPPGSPSAPPVYLTDEEESPKRRRGQADLSDFRSVVQDCIDYDPKPLPKTTNKPKCDIEKFSGLRLRNQLLSPAEISDLFSDIRFVRLQTIKNLLMGDKLSGCWATMGVLTEKGQPKTSSIGQPYCIWKVCSLNENNTVSLFLFGDAYKKNETEKAGCVFGLFNCSLRKDKMGSDFSLSVNSAKQMVKLGVSADYGVCTSKRKVGTTCTSVVNKRQGALCKIHKLNATGKFATMRSELKGGNLRTSFRDPKSQGIYTVEPPVDRSGNKKANQPVRVLSVEGLRKALSGADKVTPNVHSQGIRFLNEMAKQSALKNVNKKSEAVNKSVEKRKASNTKETQVKRKREADKKETPEIATGKMMVLDFCSSDEE is encoded by the exons ATGGAAAACAAGAACCAAGAGGATCTAGATCTGCTTCTGTCCCTCGACGACGGCGACGAGAGGGTTCTCGAAACTCCTCCCGGTTCTCCTTCTGCTCCACCCG TATATTTGACGGATGAAGAAGAATCCCCCAAACGTCGTAGAGGTCAGGCGGACTTGTCTGACTTCAGAAGTGTTGTTCAAGATTGCATTGACTACGACCCCAAACCTCTCCCTAAAACCACCAATAAACCTAAATGCGACATTGAAAAGTTCTCTGGCTTGCGCTTAAG GAATCAATTACTTAGCCCAGCAGAGATTAGTGATCTCTTCTCAGATATCCGTTTCGTTCGATTGCAAACAATCAA GAACTTGCTAATGGGTGACAAACTCTCCGGCTGCTGGGCCACAATGGGAGTGCTAACTGAGAAAGGACAACCCAAAACAAGCTCTATAGGCCAGCCTTATTGCATTTGGAAAGTCTGTTCCTTAAACGAGAACAACACTGTCTCCCTCTTCTTGTTTGGTGACGCTTACAAGAAGAATGAGACCGAAAAGGCGGGATGCGTTTTCGGTCTCTTCAATTGCTCTCTTCGCAAGGACAAAATG GGAAGTGACTTTTCATTAAGTGTCAACTCAGCTAAACAAATGGTAAAACTAGGAGTTTCCGCTGATTATGGAGTCTGCACATCCAAGCGGAAAGTTGGAACAACTTGTACTTCTGTTGTAAACAA ACGCCAAGGAGCATTATGCAAGATTCATAAACTG AATGCAACAGGCAAATTTGCTACAATGAGAAGTGAACTCAAAGGCGG AAACTTGAGAACGTCTTTCAGAGATCCAAAATCACAAGGGATTTACACAGTTGAGCCACCAGTAGATAGGAGCGGGAACAAAAAGGCTAATCAGCCTGTCCGAGTACTATCAGTGGAAGGTCTCCGAAAGGCTTTAAG TGGTGCAGATAAAGTGACGCCTAACGTACACTCACAAGGAATACGTTTCCTGAACGAGATGGCTA AACAATCGGCTTTAAAGAACGTTAACAAGAAATCTGAAGCTGTGAATAAGTCTGTAGAGAAGAG AAAAGCATCTAATACAAAAGAAACGCAagtaaagagaaagagagaagcgGATAAGAAGGAAACTCCTGAGATTGCCACCGGAAAAATGATGGTCCTAGATTTCTGCAGCTCCGACGAAGAATGA